The genomic segment AGTATATACTTGTTTTTTGAATTGAATCATGGTGAATTAAATGGGATGTTAAATAAAAATACACATTGTAATTAAAGAGTGTGTCCACACATAAGAAGCATAGAACGTGATCCTTTGTGGTGCACATCAGAGATGTCTCCAATAGCCACCACATCATCCATCTTGGAGATGGATGGCTGACTCATTTCATGAATAGAAACGAGTTTCAAATATGGTAGTACGTCTTGAGAATGAACCACAATCCTCCATCTTTGATATGAATGACATGGCATCTATTTGAAGCTGCACAACCTTCTGTGGTGCAAAACACGCAATGCAAAGAATCCGAACTTTAAAAAGTATTAGCATGCTCGGACATTATTCTTCTCATACTTACTAAGATAGCAACATGAATACAGaatctatattttatttatttatttatgacaTTGCCGAGCAGCACTACGAAGAGCAGTAGCTCAAGAGAAGCAAGATTAAGCAAGATGCTAAATAAAATCATACCTCCTATGCTGAAAAATAGAAGTCTAACTTAACCATAAAAATCACGCATCTTTGATACTTAATCAttttaatattataattatttttggtAAGCCTAATTCTACAATTCTTTAATATATAACAACCAACCTATATTTTCCTCAAATAACATCACCAAAAACAAAAGTTTCCACAAAAAACAACCCTGAATTTAAAACCTAAATTAACGCTACGCGCCTTTTCCTATTTAATATCCAAAATAGCCCATCATGTTACAAACAGCAAACACCTTTTCTCTCCACTCATCAACTGAAACGTGCCCGTGGAGTGAGACTCGCAGCAACTGGAAAAGTTTCAAACCCAACCGGACACCAGCAAAACatcctctaaaaaaaaaaaaagaatcctcGAATCCGGAGACCAGCACGGTCCAAATTGAATCCGCACCAAATCAACCCCACGCGCGTCCCCGCCGTCCGATCGCTGGTGCCGCCAATAAACAAACATCCCCTGTAACCGACTCACATCCTCGGGCCTCTCGATAACAACTCGGCGTTCCTTCTCTCCTCCGAGTCCGAGAAGGAGGGGGGGAGTTTCTTTTAGGGAGGGGGGGCGGGTGGCGAGAGAGAGCGCGATGGGTGCTTCGAATAAGCTCCAAACGGCCTTCAAACCCCCGAAGCGAGAGCTCCCACTGCCCCACCCCCCCGATTTCAACACTAATCATGCGGGCTCTTCGACGGCGGCGGTGGAGGGGGGAGTGACGGCGGTGGCGGTGGAAGGGGCGGAGGAGGACGAGGTGCTGCGGGACGCGGGGGCGCTGTCCCGGGAGGAGGTGCTCCGCCGCCGGGCGCGGCGGGTGAGGCAGCTGGAGAACCTCTATCGGCGGAAGTACTGGGCGCTGGTGGAGGAGGTGCGGGTGAGGCACCGGGACTACTACTGGGAGTTCGGGGTGAGCCCGGTGgtggaggaggggagagggaacGGGCCGGAGAACGGTGGGGTTGgggtgggggaggggggaggaTTAGGGTTTAGGGAGCCGGGGGGTAACAGTAATGTAGCGGTGAAGGGGGAGAGGAAACGGTGCGCGTTTTCGGGGTGCAAGACGAGGGCGATGCCGCTGACAAAGTATTGCCATGCGCACATACTCTTGGATGGCAAGCAGACGCTGTACAAGCCTTGCAATTATGTTACCAGGAGGTATGGGCTGGAACTTGATCTGAGAGTTTaatattttttcctcttttttctctttcgtTTTATGTTTTATGGTTTTTAGAAGATTGATGGTTTTGATTATGATTGAGTTGggatatttttgattttaggATTCAATTGAGGGTGTTTTGGTTTTcatggagtttttttttctcttttttaaatGCTAGATCTTGAGCTGGGATTTAGTTCTTAGACGATTTCCCCTTGTATCCGGTTTGCTGGAAGCACACTTAATGCTAGAATAAGGTCTTTATTAATGCTTTATGTTCTGAAGTTGCGTTCTGATATTTCTTGAGACTGGGTAGCTGGTTCTTTCTGAACGTTTTATTCTCTGTTGTTGTAGATTAAAAGTATTTTGTGAGACAACGCAACGTTACTCACTCATGTTTGCGGATTGGCAACATCAAATAAGTGCGCAACTCATGATAGAAACTATAGGGAACTGTTAAGGAAGTTCGCACATAAAAACAGATCTTAGGTGTGGGAAGATGTTGCCAATGCAGAGATTTTGGAAAGCTTATGCTGACTTTTTTCCCATATAAGGGCCTGTTCGGGAAATCCAGCAGGATTGGGCAGGATTTCCTGCTGGATTCATGGATTTGGCAGCTTATTTGTGTATCACTCATACTAATCCAGCACCCCTCCAGCCTGAATCttgtggaagaaaaaaaaagaagctccataggtcttttatttctttcttgtaGACCAACAGACCTACAGATTGGGATATGGTTCACCTTACCAGTCTGAGCCGAACAGTACAGGACATACCTTACCATATTAGTTTGGTACCGGTACATGATATGGGAGGCATATGGAGGGTACGGAAGGTGCATCTACACTCGATACGCCAAAATTTTTTCATATTATATCGTACCAACAtaatgctagtgtggcaccagtatAGTGTCCGGTTTCGAGATGACGAATCTTGAGTTGGGATATAGGCTTGGAATTGGGCGGGCTCTTAGAAGATCGCGGACTAAGCAGGTCAATAGGACTAATTCCTACAGGATATTCCTGCAGGAATTTTTAAATAGGCTCTAAGTGTTTGAAGTGTCCTAACTTGAGTTCTGAGAAATCATGTTCTGAAGTCTTGATTTTGGATGTTAGGTTTGGATGAAATGGTGAACAGGAATTGCAATTTGTAGCATGAAATTACCACTAAATCATCATTGATATCATATAAATACTACTTAAATGGTCCATTTTTAATGGAGGTAGTGTGTGGGAGGGCATTGAATCAGTATTAGATGTCCCACACACCCACATGGAACTTGGCTTCAGAGCCATATAATCCAAAGTCAGGTTCAGCATTTTCTGCTGAACCTAGCGAtagaaacaaataaaaattttaaacaagataagaaaattataattttgctaGGAAGGCCACACGGTGTTTGACATCTTGGATGACTTTCCATTCTTGTAAGTATTAATTAGTTGGAAAATAAGTAATTGTTGAACCTTTTTAGACTTAGTTGGTAAGTAGTGGGGATTTATAGGATAACTTTTTCTTAACTTGGAGTATCATCCTGGCTTCCAATATAAGGCAAGTTAAAAAACAATATTGTTCGGTATCCTAACACCCCCCCcgggccaaaaaaaaagaagaagtattAGCTTCCTATTATTAAGGTACAATGCACCTAGTACGATATGGTGAACCATGATCTAGAGTCAAAATAATGAAGAGATAAAGATggaaaataaacaaattggagggAATGCTTAAGCTTGCCCTCTCCACTTCTCATGTTTCTCATGTGTTGACCTATTTAACAATGCAAATTATAGGGACGGGCCATCTAGATGATAGTTACAAACAAAATTCTTATAAATAAGAAAATGATATCCTTACAAGTAAGGTCTTGTACACAGACATCATTTGGGGATTTTGTGTTATCATGTCTTTCCCAATGTATGAAATGCTTATGCACACAGGCCTATGCCACATGTTTACTACCTGAGTCATATCAACTTGAATTGATCAATATCAGTATAGGAATATTGTCCATGCTAACAAACCATGACTGGATATGGAAAGTGGATCATTCTACTTATTGTCTTGCCATGTGATCAGTATGTGCCCATACTGCAACTTTGCAAACCATGTTCTTTTCCTCTGACATATTGTTTTGCCTATTCTCAATTTTACCAAATAAGGTTTTGCATCTTGGTCTCAAGTAAGGTACGCTGTCTCGGCACCGGGCCTCATGCTGGTGCCACCCTGTTACTATGCCGGTACCCCCGATATGGGGGCCGGTTCAGCATTACCAAATGTTGTTATGCCATTGTACCACGTATCGGTTTGATATTAATACGGTACGGTACAATATGGTAATGCTCCATACTGTTCGGTTCGGTATAGTATAGCGTACTTTGGTCTCAAGCCTCTTACtagtacggtatggtatggtaggGTACATCTGCATATTGATACATGGTAAAGGCACCAAGTCAGGACAACATCGATACCATGTTTTGATGCGGTACCATATCGAGCCCCTGTACCATGCCACTTCTCTATCATTATGGTACAGTATGTTGTCTAATATGGACTACTACAATTTGATTTGGCACACAAAACAATGTACCAAACAAAAACATCCAAATTTACTCCCCCATAAATGAGTAAGAGAGGGGCAAGTGTATACAAGTAAAGTGGAGTATATTTATTGGATTCACTCCTAACGATCATGATCCAAGGAATCATTACAAACCATCAAATGCTCTTGCTCTTGAGTGAACTGTGTGCAATATTGATGAACCACATGTATCGTACATTTTTGAAACTAAAAGAGCGACAGATGTCCATTGGTTGTTCATGAGTCATAACTATTACGCTGTCTGAATCTCATGATGAATACACTCTTCTTTGAGTAACTACAGCctccaaatatgtatatgaaatAAAATGGAGATTATATTTTTCAATCTTGATTGGTGGGATCACGGTGATCCATTGAAAGTTCCTCACGTGATTTTGCACTTGCCAAGATCTAGTTAATGGTAAGGAAGCACCTTGTAAGCATAACTTTGTACACCAATAAAGATTTACTAACTTGGTCATTCTATCTTAATGAAATGAATGATACAAGGATTCAAAACAATGAGTGACACTGGATGTTAATGAACCAGAATTGATTCTTGATTAGTGTTGTGATAACAAATGCTTGATTTAATGAAGTAACAGTTTGAGGAGATTAAAAATTGCATTTGATTGATGGGGTTGACCCTATGTCAAGGCTTCTGGCAACTTTTATCCCCGACCAACAgtttctctttcctcccctggTCTTCTGTCTACTTTTGATGCATGATGAGGCCTATGCcttgttttttaaaatttaggaATCTGTTCTTCAAAAGCTTTTTAGATAAAGACAGAGCGTGTCACATGATGCAGTGGTTTGATGAGTTTTAAAGGATTCACATTTCTCATTAAATGTATAAATCGTGGATGAGTTGCGTAGATTGTAAACTTCGTTTCTTtttttactctctctctctctctctctctctctttctttcttgggaTCTCCACTATCGTTGGTGGAAAGGCTGATAGTAATGTAGGTGACATTCAAACCTAAGTCTCAGACGAGCCATTTTATAAGAAATCAAGTGGCACTTGGATTTGACTAGTTTCTTGTTGTCCAACAACATAACTGGACTACCATCCTAGTGGTTGGGAGCTATTCTACATGTTGCATACTTATAGAATGAATGTGACCAATAGATGCTGTATATTAGTTTTTATAAAGTGGGTGCACTATTTATTATGGACACGAGAATTGTTCTTAGATTGTAGACCATTTCTTGGCTTTTAACAATGTTGGCTgtgtttaaatttcagcggGCCACAAAATG from the Phoenix dactylifera cultivar Barhee BC4 chromosome 14, palm_55x_up_171113_PBpolish2nd_filt_p, whole genome shotgun sequence genome contains:
- the LOC103717549 gene encoding INO80 complex subunit D-like isoform X2 — protein: MGASNKLQTAFKPPKRELPLPHPPDFNTNHAGSSTAAVEGGVTAVAVEGAEEDEVLRDAGALSREEVLRRRARRVRQLENLYRRKYWALVEEVRVRHRDYYWEFGVSPVVEEGRGNGPENGGVGVGEGGGLGFREPGGNSNVAVKGERKRCAFSGCKTRAMPLTKYCHAHILLDGKQTLYKPCNYVTRSGPQNGQVFCGKPVLRAAMPSLCHVHFQKTQRNILQALKRSGLHTSCSSRPAPKFNVLIAECVRQIQARRRETLNAATNNIAQEENEKT
- the LOC103717549 gene encoding INO80 complex subunit D-like isoform X1, with translation MGASNKLQTAFKPPKRELPLPHPPDFNTNHAGSSTAAVEGGVTAVAVEGAEEDEVLRDAGALSREEVLRRRARRVRQLENLYRRKYWALVEEVRVRHRDYYWEFGVSPVVEEGRGNGPENGGVGVGEGGGLGFREPGGNSNVAVKGERKRCAFSGCKTRAMPLTKYCHAHILLDGKQTLYKPCNYVTRSGPQNGQVFCGKPVLRAAMPSLCHVHFQKTQRNILQALKRSGLHTSCSSRPAPKFNVLIAECVRQIQARRRETLNAATNNIAQEENEKVG